A genomic region of Capnocytophaga canimorsus contains the following coding sequences:
- the prfH gene encoding peptide chain release factor H: MEKIIQITSGKGPLECQWVVAKVLKIFLQEAKEKNIQAEVLHREEGDENLTLKSVTLLLKGTDLQDFLKNWLGSICWVGKSTFRKFHQRSNWFIGVFELSPSEKIAFRESDISFQMVRSQGSGGQNVNKVNSAVRATHQPSGVSVFVQDTRSQLENKKLAIVRIKEKLQLFELEKLKQQAQNQWNNHQQVARGNAVRTFHGTDFKRNFVDKSYKKERTKNKKIDFDE, from the coding sequence ATGGAAAAAATCATACAAATAACTTCAGGAAAAGGACCTTTGGAATGCCAATGGGTAGTCGCTAAAGTACTGAAAATCTTTTTGCAAGAAGCCAAAGAAAAAAATATACAAGCAGAAGTCCTACACCGAGAAGAAGGTGACGAAAACTTAACCTTAAAATCTGTCACACTTCTTTTGAAAGGAACTGATTTACAAGATTTTTTAAAGAATTGGCTCGGCTCGATTTGTTGGGTAGGAAAATCTACTTTTAGGAAATTTCACCAGCGGTCGAACTGGTTTATTGGTGTTTTTGAGCTTTCTCCATCAGAAAAAATAGCTTTCCGTGAAAGTGATATTTCATTTCAAATGGTGCGTTCGCAAGGTAGTGGCGGACAGAATGTTAATAAAGTAAACTCAGCGGTTCGGGCTACGCATCAGCCTTCGGGGGTGAGTGTTTTTGTGCAAGATACGCGTTCACAATTGGAAAACAAGAAGTTAGCCATCGTCCGAATTAAAGAAAAATTACAACTTTTTGAATTGGAGAAACTCAAACAACAAGCTCAAAATCAGTGGAACAATCATCAGCAAGTAGCGAGAGGCAACGCGGTTCGCACCTTTCACGGAACAGATTTTAAACGGAATTTTGTGGATAAATCTTACAAAAAAGAACGAACAAAAAATAAGAAAATTGATTTTGATGAATAA
- the dnaK gene encoding molecular chaperone DnaK, protein MSKIIGIDLGTTNSCVSVMEGNDPVVITNAEGKRTTPSVVAFVEGGEIKVGDAAKRQAVTNPNKTVYSIKRFMGNKFSESDKEVARVPYKVVKGDNDTPRVDIEGRLYTPQEISAMILQKMKKTAEDFLGQTVTEAVITVPAYFNDAQRQATKEAGEIAGLKVRRIINEPTAAALAYGLDKKHNDQKIVVFDFGGGTHDVSILELGDGVFEVLATDGDTHLGGDDVDEKIINWLAEEFQAEEQMDLRKDPMALQRLKEAAEKAKIELSSSTQTEINLPYITATATGPKHLVRTLTRAKFEQLIDDLVKRTIEPCRTALKNAGLSTSDIDEVILVGGSTRIPAVQEAVEKFFGKKPNKSVNPDEVVAVGAAIQGGVLTGDVKDVLLLDVTPLSLGIETMGGVMTKLIEANTTIPTKKSQVFSTAADNQPSVEIHVLQGERPMANDNKTIGRFHLDGIPPAPRGVPQIEVTFDIDANGIIKVSATDKGTGKSHDIRIEASSGLSQEEIEKMKREAEANAEADKKAKEKADKINEADSMIFQTEKQLKEFGDKLPADKKSGIESALEELKKAHQSQDLGQIQPALDRINEAWKQASEDLYKAQQAQSEPQPNTGGQQQQNGDNVQDVDFEEVK, encoded by the coding sequence ATGAGCAAAATTATTGGAATAGACTTAGGAACAACCAACTCGTGTGTTTCTGTAATGGAAGGTAATGACCCTGTGGTAATTACCAATGCCGAAGGTAAAAGAACCACTCCTTCTGTGGTAGCTTTCGTAGAAGGAGGCGAAATAAAAGTAGGTGACGCTGCTAAACGTCAGGCGGTTACCAACCCAAATAAAACGGTTTACTCAATCAAACGTTTTATGGGGAACAAATTTTCAGAGTCAGACAAAGAAGTGGCTCGCGTACCTTACAAAGTGGTAAAAGGCGACAACGATACGCCTCGCGTAGATATCGAAGGAAGATTGTACACTCCACAAGAAATTTCAGCAATGATTCTTCAAAAAATGAAAAAAACTGCCGAAGATTTCTTAGGACAAACCGTAACCGAAGCCGTTATCACCGTTCCTGCGTACTTTAATGATGCACAGCGTCAGGCAACCAAAGAAGCAGGAGAGATTGCAGGACTTAAAGTTCGTCGTATCATCAATGAGCCTACTGCTGCTGCTTTGGCTTACGGATTGGACAAAAAACACAACGACCAAAAAATCGTAGTATTTGACTTCGGTGGTGGTACGCACGACGTATCTATCTTGGAGTTAGGCGATGGCGTATTCGAAGTACTTGCAACTGACGGAGATACACACCTTGGAGGTGATGATGTAGATGAAAAAATCATCAATTGGTTAGCTGAAGAGTTTCAGGCAGAAGAGCAAATGGATTTGCGTAAAGACCCAATGGCGTTGCAACGTCTTAAAGAAGCTGCGGAAAAAGCCAAAATCGAGCTTTCTTCTTCTACACAAACTGAAATCAACTTGCCATACATCACAGCTACGGCAACAGGTCCAAAACACTTGGTGCGTACCCTTACTCGTGCAAAATTCGAGCAATTGATTGATGATTTGGTAAAAAGAACCATCGAGCCTTGTCGTACTGCCCTTAAAAATGCAGGACTTTCAACAAGCGATATTGACGAAGTGATTTTAGTAGGAGGTTCTACACGTATCCCTGCGGTGCAAGAAGCGGTAGAGAAATTCTTCGGAAAGAAACCAAACAAGAGTGTTAACCCTGATGAAGTGGTAGCTGTTGGTGCGGCTATTCAAGGAGGAGTTTTGACAGGAGATGTAAAAGATGTATTGCTTTTGGACGTAACTCCGCTTTCACTCGGTATCGAAACAATGGGTGGAGTGATGACCAAACTTATCGAGGCCAATACTACCATTCCGACCAAGAAATCACAAGTGTTTTCAACCGCTGCTGACAATCAGCCGAGTGTGGAAATCCACGTATTGCAAGGAGAGCGACCAATGGCAAACGATAACAAAACGATAGGACGCTTCCACTTAGATGGCATTCCACCAGCACCGCGTGGCGTTCCTCAAATCGAAGTAACGTTTGACATCGACGCTAACGGAATTATCAAAGTTTCGGCAACCGATAAAGGAACCGGCAAATCGCACGATATCCGAATTGAAGCCTCATCAGGACTTTCACAAGAGGAAATCGAGAAAATGAAACGCGAAGCCGAAGCCAACGCCGAAGCCGACAAAAAAGCCAAAGAAAAAGCCGACAAAATCAACGAGGCAGACTCAATGATTTTCCAAACCGAGAAACAACTGAAAGAATTTGGCGACAAACTTCCGGCAGATAAGAAATCAGGTATCGAATCTGCTTTGGAAGAATTGAAAAAAGCACACCAAAGCCAAGATTTGGGACAAATTCAACCTGCTTTGGACAGAATCAACGAAGCGTGGAAACAAGCCTCCGAAGACCTTTACAAAGCACAACAAGCCCAAAGCGAACCGCAACCTAACACAGGCGGTCAGCAACAACAAAACGGCGACAACGTGCAAGATGTAGATTTTGAAGAAGTGAAATAG
- a CDS encoding DUF6261 family protein: MLKILKPSVRITEMADTAKQLVMLYKSETALANDPILKPVFAQIEPLAEALSQAIKSDKILSEVDKADDVRDELVRQLEKYLKSYANIPVENLRKSGERLYAVFSKYGVRITRESYAVESAHIESLLKDLAEPTLQTDISALEGIASTIEALKTAQADFDQKRLIHDKNLATQSKRPKSADLKKQLLKQINIGLIPYLTSASFVNPQAFTHFADTVAQIINTINAAISGRRKKA, encoded by the coding sequence ATGTTAAAAATCTTAAAACCTTCCGTCCGCATCACTGAAATGGCAGATACCGCCAAGCAATTGGTGATGCTCTATAAAAGCGAAACGGCATTGGCAAACGACCCCATACTAAAACCTGTATTCGCACAGATTGAACCCCTCGCCGAAGCCCTTTCACAAGCCATCAAAAGTGACAAAATCCTTTCGGAGGTGGATAAAGCCGATGATGTGCGTGATGAATTGGTGCGTCAGCTCGAAAAATATCTGAAAAGTTATGCTAACATTCCGGTGGAAAACCTTCGCAAATCGGGCGAAAGGCTCTACGCGGTGTTTTCCAAATATGGCGTAAGAATTACTCGCGAAAGCTATGCGGTGGAGTCGGCACATATCGAATCACTACTGAAAGACCTCGCCGAACCTACGCTACAAACCGACATTTCGGCACTCGAAGGCATCGCTTCCACCATCGAAGCCCTTAAAACGGCTCAGGCTGATTTTGACCAAAAGCGTTTAATTCACGACAAAAACCTCGCAACACAGAGCAAACGCCCTAAATCTGCCGACCTTAAAAAGCAACTTTTAAAACAAATCAACATCGGACTGATTCCGTATCTAACTTCGGCAAGTTTCGTCAATCCCCAAGCATTTACTCACTTCGCCGACACAGTGGCACAAATAATCAATACCATCAACGCTGCCATCAGTGGTAGACGCAAGAAAGCATAG
- a CDS encoding formylglycine-generating enzyme family protein — protein MKKTTLPQLNTSIFVRLTTSKVVVTLIMSTFLLISCSKKDDSTPKESEKSEIKEEIPTKTETAQPNNIKIAQEELIFVEGGTFDMGSPKGVGKAIEQPQHKVTLNSFKITKYEITNKQFAEFLTQKGNKQDQLGKWYQGSDIIQKGKTFEARQGKEKMPVVRVTWSGAKAFAQWAGGQLPTEAQWEYAAKGGKKSKGYIFSGSNDLNKVGWYNENSGGRIHNVGEKKPNELGIYDMSGNVWEFTADYWLRTYTTAPQTNPQQTTGKQYLRHGASAFCPKSACRVANRSTQTENTRHNMGFRVVFNVK, from the coding sequence ATGAAAAAAACAACACTCCCCCAGCTTAATACCTCCATCTTTGTTAGGCTTACTACTTCAAAAGTAGTTGTAACACTGATAATGAGCACATTTTTACTCATCAGTTGCAGTAAAAAAGACGATAGTACCCCAAAAGAAAGCGAAAAATCTGAAATAAAGGAAGAAATCCCAACAAAAACAGAAACTGCACAGCCTAATAATATCAAAATTGCACAAGAAGAACTCATCTTTGTTGAAGGAGGTACCTTTGATATGGGAAGCCCTAAAGGTGTAGGCAAAGCCATTGAGCAACCACAGCATAAGGTTACTCTTAATAGCTTTAAAATTACCAAATATGAAATCACCAATAAGCAATTCGCCGAGTTTTTAACCCAAAAAGGTAATAAACAAGACCAATTGGGGAAGTGGTATCAAGGTTCGGATATTATACAGAAAGGAAAAACCTTTGAAGCTCGTCAAGGCAAAGAGAAAATGCCCGTAGTACGCGTTACGTGGAGTGGCGCTAAAGCCTTTGCTCAATGGGCAGGCGGACAGTTACCTACCGAAGCCCAATGGGAATATGCCGCCAAAGGAGGCAAAAAAAGTAAAGGATACATCTTTTCAGGAAGTAACGATCTGAATAAAGTAGGCTGGTATAATGAAAACTCAGGAGGCAGAATACACAATGTGGGTGAGAAAAAACCTAACGAACTGGGGATTTATGATATGAGTGGCAATGTATGGGAGTTCACCGCCGATTATTGGCTACGAACCTACACAACAGCGCCTCAGACCAATCCACAACAAACCACAGGAAAACAATATCTGCGTCACGGAGCAAGTGCTTTTTGCCCAAAATCGGCTTGTCGCGTTGCTAACCGAAGTACGCAAACCGAAAATACACGCCATAATATGGGATTTCGAGTAGTGTTTAATGTCAAATAA
- a CDS encoding PNGase F N-terminal domain-containing protein, which yields MKNLLLLTFSLLTVWVNAQNPKTVSIFKDALINFSDKSTAPADVIRLQSGRLLIKKVHVPQYKKGTDVSIEITLRSNGDPWDKSGSCFVFKNEDIINVIQVGQGTKKLPSESGVNNDYHGIKATPTYDLPIEVLRFMTPFGVGYFSDEEKNPRIKRSRPVYIPKWEDKVVWKEDVSQLESLLTGTFYIGVWIDTWTDKGYLVDVSLTYSGRERPKKVVTPLVNTLYYVNGQKIPDLFSKTSLSHEITLNKGLKNAELYYITTGHGGHSGGDEFIKINNTVIFNGKKVMDFIPWRDDCASFRRFNPSSGVWTKQDTASVYNENFQRVEKVIEERLASSDLSRSNWCPGSLVSPEKASLGNLLKGKHTLEIKIPATTNVGEQQNHWLVSSYIVSDK from the coding sequence ATGAAAAATCTACTACTTTTAACCTTTTCATTACTAACTGTATGGGTGAATGCTCAAAACCCCAAAACGGTAAGTATCTTTAAAGATGCGTTAATCAATTTCTCGGATAAATCTACCGCTCCTGCTGATGTTATCCGTTTACAAAGTGGTCGTTTACTAATCAAAAAGGTGCACGTACCTCAGTATAAAAAAGGAACAGATGTATCTATTGAAATTACTTTGCGTTCCAATGGTGACCCTTGGGATAAATCGGGATCTTGTTTCGTGTTTAAAAATGAAGATATAATCAACGTCATTCAAGTGGGGCAAGGAACAAAAAAATTGCCTTCGGAAAGTGGTGTCAATAACGATTATCACGGCATTAAAGCTACACCCACGTACGATTTGCCCATTGAAGTGCTACGCTTTATGACCCCTTTTGGTGTTGGGTATTTTAGCGATGAAGAAAAAAATCCGCGCATAAAACGCTCTCGTCCTGTATATATCCCCAAATGGGAAGACAAGGTAGTTTGGAAGGAAGACGTTTCACAGTTAGAATCACTACTAACGGGTACGTTCTACATTGGCGTGTGGATTGATACTTGGACAGATAAAGGTTATCTTGTTGATGTTTCACTGACCTACTCTGGGCGCGAACGTCCTAAAAAAGTAGTAACTCCTTTGGTAAACACCCTTTATTACGTTAACGGACAAAAAATCCCTGACCTTTTCTCCAAAACTTCACTCTCTCACGAAATTACACTCAACAAAGGCTTGAAAAATGCTGAACTCTACTACATTACCACTGGGCACGGCGGACATAGCGGAGGCGATGAATTTATCAAAATCAACAATACCGTCATTTTCAATGGCAAAAAGGTAATGGATTTCATTCCTTGGCGCGATGATTGTGCTTCTTTTCGTCGTTTTAATCCCTCTTCAGGGGTGTGGACTAAGCAGGATACCGCCTCGGTGTACAATGAAAACTTTCAGCGTGTAGAAAAAGTCATTGAAGAGCGCTTGGCTTCATCTGATTTGTCCCGTTCCAATTGGTGCCCTGGAAGTTTGGTCTCGCCAGAGAAAGCTTCTTTGGGTAACCTGCTTAAAGGAAAGCATACGTTAGAGATAAAAATTCCGGCGACTACCAATGTAGGGGAACAACAGAACCATTGGTTGGTTTCGAGTTATATCGTTTCCGATAAATAA
- the tpx gene encoding thiol peroxidase: MAVVTLGGSPFNTQGDLPQRGTVAPNFSSVSIDLSEVSLQDFQGSKVILNIFPSIDTGVCAASVRKFHKEASTLENVKILCISKDLPFALGRFCAAEGIDNLVMLSDFRNDFGKNYPITFTDGPLKGLLSRSILVLDEAGKIIHAEQVAETKNEPDYATALIALEK; this comes from the coding sequence ATGGCAGTAGTAACATTGGGCGGAAGCCCATTCAACACCCAAGGAGATCTACCTCAAAGAGGCACAGTTGCCCCTAATTTTAGTAGCGTTAGTATTGATTTATCAGAGGTATCCTTACAGGATTTTCAAGGTAGCAAAGTAATTCTAAACATTTTTCCGAGTATTGACACTGGCGTTTGTGCCGCTTCGGTACGAAAATTCCATAAAGAGGCAAGTACACTTGAAAATGTAAAGATTTTATGTATTTCTAAAGATTTGCCCTTTGCTTTGGGGCGCTTCTGCGCTGCTGAGGGTATTGATAATCTGGTTATGCTTTCCGATTTCCGAAATGATTTTGGCAAAAATTATCCGATTACGTTTACCGATGGTCCGCTTAAAGGATTGCTATCCAGAAGCATTCTTGTTTTAGACGAAGCAGGGAAAATTATCCACGCCGAACAAGTTGCGGAGACCAAAAATGAGCCTGATTACGCCACAGCTTTGATTGCATTGGAAAAATAA
- a CDS encoding acetyl-CoA hydrolase/transferase family protein, whose amino-acid sequence MGKYTTAEEALKVIKSNDYVYVHGGAAVPSHLVEALTARAPELRGVTICHIHTEGDAPYADPKYRDSFYVNSFFLAKNVRHTLVAGNGSYTPIFLSDLPLLFSRNIMPLDVALIQVSPPDIHGYCTMGVSVEACKSALKNAKIVIAQVNEHMPRVFGDGILHVKEIDYLVPFNAPIHTEKAKEPNPIENKIGSFIAELIEDGSTIQMGIGSIPNAALSKMGHLKDLGIHTELLTDGVLNLIESGVINCSQKAVNKGKAVATFMLGSQRLYDFAHDNPFIELREASFTNDTAVIRRNRKMISINSAIEVDVTGQVCADSIGTRLYSGVGGQMDFVRGASLSEGGKAIIALPSQTKDGISRITPFLKEGAGVVTTRSHVQYVITEYGVAHLFGKTLHQRIKALISIAHPNHQEHLERSYYERLK is encoded by the coding sequence ATGGGAAAATATACCACAGCCGAAGAGGCTTTAAAAGTGATTAAAAGTAATGATTACGTATATGTTCACGGAGGAGCGGCCGTTCCTTCACATTTGGTGGAAGCCTTAACAGCCCGAGCCCCAGAGCTTCGCGGAGTTACTATTTGCCACATTCATACCGAAGGTGACGCCCCTTATGCCGATCCAAAATATCGAGATAGTTTTTATGTAAATTCATTTTTTTTGGCTAAAAACGTTAGGCATACATTGGTTGCAGGAAATGGCTCTTATACGCCTATTTTTTTGAGCGATTTGCCTTTGCTTTTCAGTAGGAATATAATGCCTCTTGATGTGGCTTTGATACAAGTTTCGCCACCTGATATTCACGGATATTGTACAATGGGGGTTTCCGTAGAGGCGTGCAAATCGGCGCTGAAAAATGCAAAAATTGTTATTGCTCAGGTCAATGAGCATATGCCTCGTGTTTTCGGTGATGGAATTCTTCACGTAAAAGAAATCGACTATTTAGTGCCTTTTAATGCCCCTATACACACCGAAAAGGCAAAAGAACCCAATCCGATAGAAAATAAAATAGGCAGTTTTATTGCTGAACTAATTGAAGATGGAAGCACCATACAAATGGGAATTGGCTCTATACCCAATGCGGCGCTTTCTAAAATGGGGCATTTGAAGGACTTAGGTATTCATACCGAACTGCTCACCGATGGTGTACTTAATTTGATAGAAAGTGGCGTGATTAACTGCTCACAAAAAGCAGTGAATAAAGGTAAAGCTGTTGCAACTTTTATGTTGGGGTCACAACGATTGTATGATTTTGCTCACGACAATCCGTTTATAGAGCTACGTGAGGCTTCATTTACTAATGATACAGCGGTAATCCGTCGAAATCGAAAAATGATTTCTATCAATTCTGCCATTGAAGTAGATGTGACAGGGCAGGTTTGTGCTGACTCCATCGGGACGAGGCTTTATTCAGGAGTAGGGGGGCAGATGGACTTTGTTCGGGGAGCCTCCTTGAGCGAAGGCGGAAAAGCCATCATTGCACTTCCCTCTCAAACTAAAGACGGAATCAGTAGAATAACGCCTTTTCTAAAGGAAGGCGCTGGAGTAGTAACCACACGCTCACACGTGCAGTATGTGATTACTGAATACGGTGTGGCGCACTTGTTTGGTAAAACCTTACACCAACGCATAAAGGCACTAATCAGTATTGCGCATCCTAATCATCAGGAACATTTGGAGCGTTCCTATTACGAACGTTTAAAATAG
- a CDS encoding LptF/LptG family permease — MRILDRYILTQFFKNFFGALFILILIFIFHTIWLFIDELAGRGLELWIIGKFILYYIPQLIPIILPLTVVLSSIMTFGAFAENYEFAAMKASGVSLLRAMRPLILFMLFLSGFTFFLANNVIPVAHAEVSNLRRNIARVKPAMAIAEGVFSDIGDELSIRVAKKSGKNDEFLEDVIIHKKSPDKVNRTVINAQRGELKNDKDTDFLQLILYDGTYYEDIYTTNYRQQQKYPFAKVKFDRYVMNMDLSHLNKVDFNEKSGINTYKMMTVGQLSYTVDSLKTYFKDNLTDYGNSQYRRTGVLGLDFATKPDLLLDDENIKPDDQNKVEKTQEITPKLTLDSIFAKIDPSRKLQVYETALMQHKNFVESTTYKTDDINYHNKMINLHLLTLSDKYALTMACLVLFFVAAPLGAFIRKGGIGLPLVASMVLFLSYYFIGLFSKNVSENGTINPLFAPWIPTLILLPLGIYLTTRVTTDKGLFQFERIKDFFQQITQKKQRKKSASR, encoded by the coding sequence TTGAGAATTTTAGACCGATACATTCTGACCCAATTCTTCAAGAATTTTTTTGGAGCATTGTTTATACTTATTCTGATATTTATATTTCATACCATTTGGCTTTTTATTGATGAATTGGCAGGTAGAGGGTTGGAATTGTGGATTATCGGAAAATTCATTCTTTACTACATTCCGCAGTTAATCCCCATTATTTTACCCCTTACGGTGGTGCTTTCTTCCATTATGACTTTCGGAGCTTTTGCGGAAAATTATGAATTTGCAGCAATGAAAGCCTCTGGAGTGTCTTTGCTTCGAGCAATGCGTCCGTTAATTTTATTTATGCTCTTTCTTAGCGGATTTACATTTTTCTTAGCCAATAATGTGATTCCTGTAGCCCACGCCGAAGTTTCTAATTTACGCCGAAATATTGCCCGAGTAAAGCCTGCAATGGCTATTGCCGAAGGTGTTTTTTCAGATATTGGTGATGAATTAAGTATAAGAGTAGCAAAGAAATCGGGTAAAAATGACGAATTTTTGGAAGATGTTATCATTCATAAAAAATCACCCGACAAGGTAAATCGTACGGTTATCAATGCTCAACGAGGTGAACTCAAAAACGATAAAGATACCGATTTTTTACAGCTAATACTTTATGATGGAACGTATTACGAAGATATATATACCACTAATTACAGACAGCAGCAAAAATATCCTTTCGCTAAAGTAAAATTTGACCGTTATGTGATGAATATGGATTTGTCGCACCTCAATAAAGTCGATTTTAATGAAAAAAGTGGTATCAATACCTATAAAATGATGACCGTGGGGCAATTAAGCTACACGGTGGATTCGTTGAAAACGTATTTCAAGGATAATCTTACTGACTATGGAAATAGTCAATACCGCAGAACAGGTGTTTTAGGGTTGGATTTTGCTACCAAGCCCGATTTGTTACTTGATGATGAAAACATCAAGCCTGATGACCAAAACAAAGTTGAAAAAACTCAAGAAATAACCCCAAAGCTCACTTTGGATAGTATCTTTGCTAAAATCGACCCTAGCAGAAAGCTACAAGTGTACGAAACAGCTCTGATGCAACACAAAAACTTTGTAGAAAGTACCACTTATAAAACAGATGATATCAATTACCATAACAAAATGATAAATCTTCATTTGTTAACCCTGAGTGATAAATATGCACTAACTATGGCGTGTTTGGTATTGTTTTTTGTTGCGGCACCGCTTGGGGCTTTTATTCGAAAAGGAGGGATAGGGTTGCCACTGGTAGCATCAATGGTGCTGTTTTTGTCTTACTACTTTATTGGGCTTTTTTCCAAAAATGTATCGGAAAACGGAACTATAAATCCGTTGTTTGCCCCTTGGATACCTACGCTGATTTTGTTGCCTTTAGGGATATATCTTACCACTCGAGTAACTACCGACAAAGGGCTTTTTCAGTTTGAACGTATTAAGGATTTTTTTCAGCAAATCACTCAAAAAAAGCAAAGAAAAAAGTCGGCTTCTCGTTAA
- a CDS encoding LolA family protein, with translation MKKILLLISLIITTLTQAQQSEKAKALLDEVYKKVTSYDNIVIDFKYNLDNVAENVYQETKGNVTMAKNKYVLNYLGATRIYDGDKTYTIVPENEEVVIESTKEDEMALTPSQMLTFYKKGYSYKWDIEQNLRGRKIQYVELKPTKANSEVKQILLGIDVQTKHIYNLIEVGKNNTKTTITIQAFKTNQPISENIFKFDKAKYKKEGYYISEL, from the coding sequence ATGAAAAAGATACTATTGTTAATATCTCTAATTATAACTACGTTAACTCAAGCTCAGCAGAGTGAAAAAGCCAAAGCTTTACTTGATGAGGTTTATAAAAAAGTAACATCATACGACAATATCGTGATTGATTTTAAGTACAATTTAGATAATGTCGCTGAAAATGTGTATCAAGAAACCAAGGGCAATGTTACGATGGCAAAAAACAAATACGTGCTTAATTATTTAGGAGCAACACGTATATACGATGGAGATAAAACCTATACTATAGTTCCTGAAAATGAGGAGGTTGTTATTGAGTCCACTAAAGAAGATGAAATGGCTTTAACTCCTTCGCAGATGCTTACGTTCTACAAAAAAGGATATTCCTATAAGTGGGATATTGAGCAAAACTTGCGTGGCAGAAAAATTCAGTATGTGGAGCTTAAGCCGACTAAAGCCAATTCCGAGGTAAAACAAATTTTATTGGGTATTGATGTACAGACTAAGCATATCTACAACTTGATTGAGGTAGGTAAAAACAATACCAAAACAACCATTACTATACAAGCCTTTAAAACTAATCAGCCCATTTCCGAAAATATTTTCAAATTTGATAAAGCAAAATATAAAAAAGAAGGATACTATATTTCAGAACTATAA